The proteins below are encoded in one region of Megalops cyprinoides isolate fMegCyp1 chromosome 14, fMegCyp1.pri, whole genome shotgun sequence:
- the LOC118789575 gene encoding regulator of cell cycle RGCC-like yields the protein MKSPKMKSQSKSQFLEEDDDLSAVLCEFDAVIEDFTSPVEKRHFRYDEHLKTMKRRSTASVSDSGISDSDSAESLNRNSFSFSDEKLNSPTPVFSPAPMSPAVTSPRAKLGDTKELEDFIADLDRTLASM from the exons ATGAAATCTCCTAAAATGAAATCTCAGAGCAAAT CACAATTCCTTGAAGAGGACGACGACCTCAGCGCGGTGCTCTGCGAGTTCGACGCGGTCATTGAGGATTTCACGTCTCCGGTGGAAAAGAGGCATTTTAGATACGACGAACATTTAAAAACTATGAAGAGACGCAGCACCGCCAGCGTAAGCGACAGCGGCATCAGCGATTCCGATA GTGCGGAGTCTCTCAACAGAaacagcttcagcttcagtgaCGAGAAGCTGAATTCCCCGACCCCCGTCTTCTCTCCCGCGCCCATGTCCCCTGCTGTCACGTCGCCCAGAG CTAAACTTGGAGACACAAAGGAGCTGGAGGACTTTATTGCTGACCTTGACAGGACATTAGCGA GCATGTGA